Proteins encoded within one genomic window of Hermetia illucens chromosome 2, iHerIll2.2.curated.20191125, whole genome shotgun sequence:
- the LOC119649431 gene encoding four-domain proteases inhibitor-like, giving the protein MKSIYAVTVLLFALILSAAAAPRCPIPCSREANPTCGFDGTCYRMFGSPCFMENYNCGAGSRFQIAPEEKCNIPELRCA; this is encoded by the exons ATGAAATCCATTTACGCAGTCACCGTCCTCCTTTTCG CTCTCATCCTATCGGCCGCCGCTGCCCCAAGATGCCCGATACCTTGCAGTCGTGAGGCAAATCCCACGTGTGGCTTCGACGGAACCTGCTACAGAATGTTTGGCTCCCCTTGCTTCATGGAGAACTACAACTGCGGAGCCGGCAGCA GATTCCAAATAGCTCCAGAGGAAAAGTGCAACATCCCCGAACTTAGATGCGCTTAA